The Listeria monocytogenes genome window below encodes:
- the mnmG gene encoding tRNA uridine-5-carboxymethylaminomethyl(34) synthesis enzyme MnmG: MQTYDAGTFDVIVVGAGHAGVEAGLASGRMGAKTLMLTINLDMVAFMPCNPSVGGPAKGVVVREIDALGGEMGRNTDKTYIQMRMLNTGKGPAVRALRAQADKWDYQHEMKHTIEKEENITLRQGLVDRLVIEDGVCKGVITNSGAIYYAKTVVITTGTFSRGEIIVGELRYSSGPNNQQPSVKLSEHLEELGFELRRFKTGTPPRVKSSTIDYSKTEEQPGDDHPRAFSFDTVEMLLDQLPCWLTYTNETTHEIIQANLHRSPMFTATKKGTGARYCPSIEDKIVRFSDKPRHQIFLEPEGKNTEEVYVQGLSTSLPEEVQREMLRTIPGLENVEMMRVGYAIEYDAVMPDQLWPSLETKLVEGLFTAGQINGTSGYEEAAGQGLMAGINAARKVFEKEPVILGRDQAYIGVLIDDLVTKGTEEPYRLLTSRAEYRLLLRHDNADLRLTEIGHEIGLISDERYERFLAKQSAIEAEKERLQKTRIKPTAEVQAMLKEIGSGELKDGILAADLLRRPEITYDKIAQIVSRETFVTDEIAEQVEIQIKYEGYIQKSNLQVEKMKRMEDKKIPENIDYDAISGLATEALEKLKKIEPLSIAQASRISGVNPADISILLVYIEQGKIAKISK; encoded by the coding sequence ATGCAAACCTATGATGCAGGAACTTTTGACGTCATCGTTGTTGGTGCAGGCCATGCGGGTGTAGAAGCAGGCCTTGCCAGTGGTCGAATGGGTGCCAAAACGCTGATGTTAACGATAAATTTAGATATGGTCGCTTTTATGCCATGTAATCCTTCTGTTGGAGGTCCAGCAAAAGGCGTGGTTGTGCGTGAAATTGATGCTCTTGGTGGCGAAATGGGTCGCAACACGGATAAAACGTACATCCAAATGCGGATGCTAAATACTGGTAAAGGCCCGGCTGTTCGTGCATTACGTGCTCAAGCAGACAAATGGGATTACCAACACGAAATGAAACACACAATTGAAAAAGAAGAAAATATCACTTTGCGCCAAGGACTTGTTGACCGTTTAGTGATTGAAGATGGCGTGTGTAAAGGCGTTATTACAAACAGTGGCGCAATTTACTACGCGAAAACAGTTGTTATTACTACCGGAACTTTCTCACGTGGTGAAATTATTGTCGGTGAACTGCGCTATTCCAGCGGTCCAAACAACCAACAACCTTCTGTGAAACTTTCAGAGCATCTGGAAGAACTAGGTTTTGAACTACGTCGCTTTAAAACAGGAACACCCCCGCGTGTAAAATCTAGTACAATTGACTACTCAAAAACAGAAGAACAACCGGGTGACGACCATCCGCGCGCATTTAGCTTTGATACGGTGGAAATGTTGCTTGACCAACTACCTTGTTGGTTAACTTATACCAACGAAACAACCCACGAAATAATCCAAGCGAATTTACACCGTTCACCAATGTTTACAGCAACGAAAAAAGGCACTGGCGCAAGATATTGCCCATCCATTGAAGATAAAATTGTTCGTTTCAGCGACAAACCAAGACACCAAATCTTCCTTGAACCAGAAGGCAAAAATACCGAAGAAGTATATGTCCAAGGTCTTTCCACCAGTTTGCCAGAAGAAGTGCAACGTGAAATGTTAAGAACTATTCCTGGACTTGAAAATGTAGAAATGATGCGTGTTGGCTACGCTATCGAATATGATGCAGTAATGCCAGATCAACTGTGGCCATCACTTGAAACTAAATTAGTCGAAGGTCTTTTCACAGCCGGCCAAATTAATGGTACAAGTGGCTATGAAGAAGCAGCCGGCCAAGGCTTAATGGCAGGAATCAATGCTGCTCGTAAAGTCTTTGAAAAAGAACCAGTTATCCTTGGTCGCGACCAAGCTTATATCGGCGTTTTAATTGACGATTTAGTAACAAAAGGAACCGAAGAACCATATCGTTTACTTACATCTCGTGCCGAATACCGTTTACTATTACGTCATGATAATGCAGATTTACGTTTAACAGAAATCGGTCATGAAATCGGCTTAATTAGCGACGAACGTTATGAACGCTTTTTAGCAAAACAAAGTGCCATTGAAGCAGAAAAAGAAAGACTACAAAAAACACGCATTAAACCAACTGCTGAAGTCCAAGCAATGCTAAAAGAAATCGGCTCAGGCGAGCTAAAAGACGGAATTCTAGCAGCAGATTTACTTCGCCGTCCCGAAATAACTTACGACAAGATCGCCCAAATTGTTTCACGTGAAACATTTGTAACCGACGAAATCGCTGAACAAGTAGAAATTCAAATTAAATACGAAGGCTATATCCAAAAATCCAACCTTCAAGTAGAAAAAATGAAACGCATGGAAGACAAGAAAATCCCAGAAAACATCGATTATGATGCAATCAGCGGCCTCGCAACAGAAGCCCTAGAAAAATTAAAGAAAATCGAACCCCTTTCCATCGCCCAAGCTAGCCGTATCAGCGGAGTAAACCCAGCCGATATATCTATTTTGCTAGTTTATATTGAGCAAGGAAAAATAGCTAAAATAAGTAAATAA